The genomic stretch CCGCTCTCGCCGCGAATCAGCACCGTCGACGAGGTCTTGGCGACGCGGTCGACGACGGAGAAGATGGCCTGCATGTTGGGGCTGCGGCCGATGATGTTCGAAAAGGTGTACTTCTGCTCGAGCTCGCGCCGCAGGTAGACGTTTTCGTCGACCAGCTCGGCGGTGGCGAGGGCCTTCTGCACCAACACCTTGAGCTCTTCGACGTCGAAGGGCTTCGAGATGTAGTCGTAGGCGCCCAGCTTCATGGCCTCGATCGCCGACTTGGTCGAGGTGTAGGCGGTCATCATGATCATCGAAGTGTGAGGGTCGCTCTCCCGGAACTCGCGCAGCAGGTCGAGGCCATTGCCATCGGGCATCATGATGTCGCACAGGCAGAGGTCGAAGCTGCGCGGTGGGTGCTGCCGCGCCTCGCCGACGGAGCCGGCCGTTTCGACCAGGAATCCCTCCTCCTCGAAAAGCAGCTTGAGAAAGCTGACCACGCTTTCTTCGTCGTCGACGATGAGCAGACGGTGGGTCATGGAGCGCTCCCTACGCTGATCGGTTGACTGCCGGTGCCGCCGAGGGGCAGCTCGACGGTGATGGTGGTGCCGCGCTGCGGTTCCGATTCCACCAACAGGTGGCCGCCGTGCTCCTGCACGATGCGGTAGACGATGGCCATGCCGATGCCGGTGCCGCTGCCGAAGAAGGACTTGAAGGGATGGAAGAGGTTGGCCTTCTCCTCGGCGGTCATGCCGTGGCCGGCGTCGGCGAAGCCCATCCGGTAGCGGTCGTTCTCGATCTTGCCGAAGACGCGCAGCAACCCCCCTTCGGGCATCGCCTTGAGAGCGTTGCGCGCCAGGTTCCAGAAGATCTGGCTGATCAGGTCGGGGTCGGCCACCACCATCGCCTGGGGTGGGTCGAGCTCGAGCTCGAGCTGGTGCGTCGGCAGCAGCTCCGGGCTGTTGCGCAGCAGCTCGACGTTCTCGGTCAGCAGGCGACCCATGTCGAAATGGATGCTGCTGCGCTCCTTCGGCCGGGCGAAGCGCAGGAACCCTTTGATGGTGCGGTCGAGGCGCTGGCTCTCCTTGAGCAGGATCTCGAGCAGCTTGCTCTCGGAGGACCCCGCTTCGACCTTCTGGCCGAGCATCTGCACCGAGCCGGAGATCGCCGCCAGCGGGTTGCCGACCTCGTGCGCCAGGCCCGCCGCCAGCTCGCCGACGGCGGCCATGCGGTCCTTGAGACGAACTTCGTCCTGCAAGCGGCGCCAGCGGGTGAGGTCCTGAAAGATCACGATATAGCCGCGCAGCGTTTCGTCGGCGTCGGACAGGGGCGAGAGGGAGAACCCGACCACCGCCTCGACGCCATCGCGCTCGAGCTTGGCCTCGACCCGCAGCTTGTTGCCGGTGCCGGGTTCGGCGAGGGCTTGCTCCCACTGCACCGTCGACAGCAGACCGACGTCGTGCACCGGTCGGCGCAGCAGCTCCCCCTCGCGCTTGCCGAGGATCTCTTC from Acidobacteriota bacterium encodes the following:
- a CDS encoding ATP-binding protein is translated as MNSLARQLRWLIGLRLVVVTSILVTFGLLNLVPQAPVDPPPEVMGPEIPTTALPSEGLELDGGLIAPGFTQRKLLTLAGAVYLASLLYIVLLGTGRRYPRQAFLQLCGDLLLVTAVVYYTGGVNSPFSIIYLLVIAVASFLLGRRNRFAIAVFAYLLYGTLLLGLFFGWFPSPSGTMTDERASGSRLAYNLTVNLVAFYSVALLTSYLALRSRVTRTELELEEKREDLADLRVVHRDVIQSISSGLITTDLEGLITSINRAGEEILGKREGELLRRPVHDVGLLSTVQWEQALAEPGTGNKLRVEAKLERDGVEAVVGFSLSPLSDADETLRGYIVIFQDLTRWRRLQDEVRLKDRMAAVGELAAGLAHEVGNPLAAISGSVQMLGQKVEAGSSESKLLEILLKESQRLDRTIKGFLRFARPKERSSIHFDMGRLLTENVELLRNSPELLPTHQLELELDPPQAMVVADPDLISQIFWNLARNALKAMPEGGLLRVFGKIENDRYRMGFADAGHGMTAEEKANLFHPFKSFFGSGTGIGMAIVYRIVQEHGGHLLVESEPQRGTTITVELPLGGTGSQPISVGSAP